From the Halorussus salinus genome, the window TGGCGAGCCGTCGAGCGCCCATCGAGAGCGGTACGTCCGGCGCGACGTGCGCGGCCTCCTCGTCCGGCCCGCGGTGTCGAATGCAGTCGAGCATCTCCGAGAGGGTGTCTCGGTTCGCCTCACCGTACACCCCCGCGATTCCACACATCTCGATAGAGTCACGGTCGAAGTGTACATGTGTGTTGTCCCCGGCGAGGGTCGAAGCGCGGTTTGGATTGGCTCACCACGGAGGGTCGAAGCGCGGTCCCGGCGGCCGCAACGCTAACGTGTGGATTCGTAAACTACAGAACCGTGACCGACGGCGACAGCGACCATCTCGACGAGTGGCCCGTCGAGCGGACCGTCTACTTGACGCTCGACCTCGAATGCGACTACGGGACCGCGCTCGAACGGAACGACTACGAAGCGGCCCGCCACACCGACAGGCTGGCGGCGATACTGGAGCGCCACGACGTGCCGGTCTCGTGTTTCCTCCAGACCGAAGTGCTGGAGGCCGCGCCCGAGGCCGTCGAGGGACTGACCGAGGCCGACGTGCCGGTGGAGTTCCACGCACACTCCCACACCCACCCCCGGACCGACGAGTCCGACGTGGGCTTCGAGGTGCGCGAGAGTGCCGAGCGCGTCCGCGACCGGTTCGGGACCGAACCGCTCGGCTATCGGTTCCCGAACGGCGAGGCCAGTTCGGCGGAGTACGCCACGCTGGCCGCCGAGGACGTGTCCTTCGGCGCGAACCTCTTCCCGATGTGGTACCCCGGACGGTTCGACAACACCGGCGAGTCGCCGTACCCGTTCCGCCACGTGCCGACCGGCGTGGTCGAACTGCCGTTTACGGTGTACTCCCCGCGGTTCCGCGTCCCGGTCGCGCTCTCGTACCTCAAACTCCTCGGACGACCGTACGAGGAGTTGGCCACGCGGCGGCCCCCGAGCGTCGTCGTCTTCGACTTCCACATGCACGACCTGTTCGTGCCCGAGTCGTACGACGACCTCTCGCGGCCCTATCGCGCGGTGTACGCCCGGCGGAAGTACGACGGCCCGGCGACGTTCGACCGGTTCGTCGGGCGACTGAAACGCCGCGGCTACGAGTTCGGACTGATGAGCGACCTCTACGCGCGGACGGCCGCGGAACTGCGAGAGCGCGAGCGGGAGGTCCCGGTATGAGCGACGCGAGCGAGCGCATATCGACCGACGCGCTCGCCACCGAGGAGTCGGACGGTTCGGTCGCCGACCAGTCCGACGACCCGCTCGAAATTCTCGTCGTGACCGTGGACGAGTACTACTACGTCCCGAAGTTCCTGCGCGGCGTCTTGGACGCCGACGACGTTCGCGTCGTCGGCATCACCGCGATGTCGCCGACGCTCGGCACCGAGAGTACGCCCCGATTCGCGTGGCGGCTCTACCGCACGTTCGGGCCGCGCGTCTTCGCCAAGCACGTCGGGTTCTACGCCAAGCACGCGCTTCTCGACGCCGCGAACCGGCGACTCGGCCGCGGGAGCGCGTACTCGCCGCGGACGCTCGCCGAGCGCAACGACATCGAGTACCGCCACGTCGCGGACGTGAACGACCCCGAGTACGTCGGGTACGCCGAGTCGCTCGCACCCGACGTGGTGGTCTCGGTGGCCGCGACTCAGAAGTTCGAGTCGGGACTCCTCGGGGTTCCCGACGAGGCCGCTATCAACCTCCACTCGTCGCTCCTCCCGGAGTATCGAGGCGTCTCACCGAGCTTCTGGACGCTCCGAAACGGCGAGTCCGAGACCGGCGTCACGGTCCACCTGATGGACGAGGAGATAGACACGGGCGACGTGCTGGTCCAGCGACCGCTGTCGATACGCGACGACGACACGCTCCACTCGCTGAACGAGCGGGTGGCCGAGCGCGGTTCGGACCTCCTGCTCGACGCGCTCCGCGGCCTCCGCGACGGCGAGGTGGACCCGACACCTATCGACCCCGACGAGGGGTCGTACTACTCGCTACCCGACAGGAGCGACGTAGAGCAGTTTCTCGACCGCGGTCGGCGGTTCTACTGACGCGAGGTCGAACAACCGATCCGACATCCGGTCCAACGCCGTCCGACACCGGTCTAACATTGGTCCGACGCCGGTCCGACATCCAGTCGGCCGACTCGGGGTCGAAGCTATCGGGACGCCGAGACGATGCCGTGGTCCACGAAGAACCGGCGCGTTCGCCGGTCGCGCAACAGCGGGCGGAACGTCTGATACGTCTTGAGTTCCGGCACGCTGTTCACCTCCACGACGGTGAAGTCGCCGGAATCGTCCACGAGGAGGTCCCAACCGAGATACGGGGTGAACGCGTGGGACTCGGCGATGTCGGCGATGCGCTCGCGTATCTCCGGCCAACCGGGAACCGTCGTCCCCTCGATTCGCGCCTGCGTGTCGGGGTGGGTCGCTCGGCGGTCGATGCGGATTCCGTCCTCCTCGATGGCGGCGGAGAGTTCGCCGGACTCCACGTCCACCCACGCCGCGATGCCGCCTCGGTCGATGTTGTCGATGGGCTTGGACGCCTCCGTTCCGATGTGGTGGACCGCGGCCGGGACGAACGCTCCCTCGTCGTCACACAGCGTCAGGACGCGAATCGTGTTGGTCGCGTCGGGGAACAGTCGGTCGCTGTAGTCGGCCTGCTCGACGAACTCGCAGACGAGGTACGCGTCGAGCGTCGAAATCGTCTCTTCGAATTCACCTCTCGACCGGGACTCCCCGTCGACGTAGTGCGTTCCGTCCTCCTTCGAACAGATTAGCACGTCCTTTCCGCCCCACCCGCTGTTTCCTTTCAGGACGACCGTTCCCTCCGCGTCGAGTCGGTCGTCCACCCGCGCGGCCGCGGCCCCGTTGGCGGACGTGTTGTTCCGCCAGTTCTCGTACGACGGTCCGCTGTCAGTCGATTCCTCGCTCGCCGTCCAGTCGAGCGGATAGAAGTCGCCACCGTCCACGATGCCGTACATCTCCATCCGATGCTCGTCGTACGGTTCCATGAGGAGGTGGTTGTAGAGTTTGTCGTCCAGCGTATTCTTCCACGGATGGTTCACGGGACGACCCAGAACGTACTGCTCGAAGTCCGAAACGTAGTCCGAGAGCGAGTACGTATCGAGGTCGTACCGAAGGTCGGTACTCGGCGTGAACCCGCGTCGCCAGAGCCACAGTCGGCGTCGGAACGGGACCGGAAGCGGGTCCTCGGCTTCGTCGTCGCGCAGTCGCCACCGGTACGTTCTGAACCGGCCGATCTGCCAGAGCAACAGCAACTCCGGATACGGGGGTGGCGACCGTTCGACGGTCCGGTGGGTCAGCGACCGAACGGCGTCGGTCTTCACGTCGTACAGGAGGTCGGCGACTCCTCGAACGTCGTCCGCGAAATCGACCATAGAACGCTTCTCCGGCAGGTATTTGTCCGAAAGTTCCCAAAACACGACAACCGAATTCGACAACGACGGCCATAAATCTACGCCTCCGAGGGAGGCCCTACTCGTCCACCGACCGCCGGTCGTTTCACGTCCGTTCGACGTACGGTTTGTTCGAGGTACGGCGTGAGGGGACGAGCGCCAGCGAACTCCGCGCCACAACACTCAAGACCGGAGATAGCCTGAACAAATCGTATCGGCCGAGGTGGGGAAGATGGGAGTGACAACGAGAAAACGACGGAGACAAAGAGAGGGACCGCCCGTCGCCAGCGGCGGACTTCGCGGCGACGAGACGGAGCGCGTCGTCCCGAGGAGAGAGACGCCGACCAGCGTCGCCCCGAGGAGAGGGCCGCCGAAGAGCCTCGGGGAGAAACGGGGCGAGCATGTCTGAGGACCTGTCGAAGCGGGAGCGACTGCGGTCGCTAACCGACGTTGTGACCTATCGACCGGCGCTGACGCTCGCCATCGTCGCGCTGAGTATGGTCGCGGCGGCGCTGGAGGGAGTCGGACTCAGCTTCCTCGTGCCGATTCTCGAACAGGTCGATTCGGGCGGCAGTCCGCCGCAGAACCCGGAAGGACTCCTCGGGGCGTTCTACGGCGCGTATCAGTTCCTCGGCGTGCCGTTCACGCTGGAGTACATCATCCTCGGCGTCGGGTTGGTGATGGTCGCGCGCTACGGTGCCAGTTTCCTCGTCGCGTGGCTTCGGGCGGCGCTCCAGACCGACTACATCCGGTACCTCCAGACGGAACTGTTCGACGCGGCGCTCGACGCGCGAGTGTCGTACTTCGACCGGCGCGGGTCCGACGAGATACTCAACGCCGTCGTGACGCAGGCTCGCTACGCCGGGCGGTCGATTCGGTACGTCGTGCGCATCGTGGAGATGGCGCTGGTCAGCCTCGTCTACCTCGCCATCGCGATGTACCTCGCGCCGACCCTGACGGTCATGACCGCGGTCGTGTTGGGCGGTTCGGTCGCCGTCATCAGGTACGGTCTCGAATCGGGGTACGCGGTGGGCGACCGCGTGGCCGACGCCAACGAGGAGGTCCAAGAGGTCGTGCAGGCGGGGACGCAGGGAATCCGCGACGTGAAGCTCTTCCGAATGAGCGACGAACTGTTCGCGCAGTTTCGGACCTCGGTGGACAAGTACGCCGACTCGCTCATCACGCTCCAGCGGAACAAGGCTGGCATCGACAACCTGTACCAGCTTACCGTCGCCGTCACCGTGTTCGGTCTCATCTACTTCGCGGTCACGTTCTCGTCGCTCTCGCTGAGCGGACTGGGCGTCTTCCTGTTCGCCATGTTCCGACTCGGACCGAAGCTGAGCGCGCTGAACGACTACGTCTACAACGCCGAGGGGAACCTGCCGCACCTCGTCCGGACGCAGGAGTACATGGACGAGTTGAACGACTGCGAGGAGCCGAACCCCGCCACCGAGACGTTGCCCGAGCCGGTGGACCGCGTGACGTTCGAGGACGTGTCGTTCGCCTACGAGACGGACGATGCGACGGTAGACGACGTGTCGTTCGGCGTCGAGCGCGGCGAGTTCGTCGCGTTCGTCGGTCCCTCCGGGGCCGGGAAATCGACAATCGTGAGCCTGCTGACGCGGCTCTACGACCCCGACGAGGGCCACATCCTCGCCGAGGACACGCCGATAGAGCAGGTGGACGTAGACGAGTGGCGCTCGCGGGTGTCGGTCGTCCGCCAGAATCCGCACATCTTCAACGACACGCTCCGGTACAACGTCACGGTCGGGAACCGCGACGCGACGCAGGAGGAGGTCGAGCGCGTCTGCGAAATCGCGCAGGTGACGGAGTTCGTAGACGAGATGCCGAACGGCTACGACTCGATGCTGGGCGACGACGGCGTGCGCCTCTCGGGCGGCCAGCGCCAGCGCATCGCCATCGCCCGGACGCTGTTGGAAGACGCCGACCTGCTGTTGTTCGACGAGGCGACCAGCGACCTCGACACCGCGCTCGAACAGCGCGTCCACGCCGGTATCGAGGAGATGGAGCGCGACCACGCCCTCCTCGTGGTCGCCCACCGCCTCTCGACGGTGACGAACGCCGACCGAATCTACGCGATGAAGGACGGCCGCATCACCGAGCAGGGGCCACACGAGAAGTTGCTGGAAGAGCAGGGGAACTACGCCTCGCTCTACTCGGTCCAGCAGTAGGACCTCGACCGCGTCGGTCTGCCAGTAGCCGGTTCACAGCAGTCCCCCGGCCGGGAAACGCTCGGAACGACCCGCCCATAGGCTTATCTCGGGGACTCTTGTACAGAGTCGAAGACGGCAAACATGACTAATATACTAAACGAATTGCCCCGCCAACTCTTCCGCGGTCTCTCTGAGGCCGGACTCGGCACGCGGACGCTCGAACTCTACGACGAATCGGTCGGTCTCTCGAACACCGACCACCTCCGGGGCGTGGACGAGCGCATTCGGAACTTCGAGTTGGACGACGACGACGTGAAGGGGTCGGTGCTGTTCCCGATGATTCCGGGCTACGAGGGCGTCACCTTCCGGGCCGCCATCCTCGCGCACGCCTTCCGGACGCGGGGGTACCGACCGACCGTCCTCCGGTGTGCGAGCGACGGCGGTTCCTGTGACCTCGGGACGTGTCTGTATCGGTCCTTCGACTGGGACGAGTCGTACGTGTGTGACTTCTGCCAGCGACTCAGCGCCGCGACGACGGAGGCGTTCGGGTTGGACACCATCGCCACCAGCGAGGTGTTGCCGCCGTCGTACGACCCGCCGTCGAAGCCCGACGACATCCGGTCGGTGACGTATCGCGGCGTTCCGGTCTCGGAGTTCGCGCTCGCCACGACCCGGAAGTTCTTCCGGCGCTACTCGGTAGACCTGACCGAGTCGCCGGACCGCGAGCGATACCTCGCGTACCTCCGGGACGCGATGAAACTCGTGGACGTGTACGAGACCCTGTTCGAACGTCGGAACTTCTCGGCGGTCGTGGTCAACGAGTCGGTGTACGTCCATGGCGGGGTCCCGCTGGCGGTGGCCGAACGACACGACGTGCCGGGGTACGTCCAAGAGGTCGGATTCCAAGCGGGGTCGCTGATGTTCGGGCGGGCCGAGAACCGCAGTCCGATGCCCCACTTCGTGGATTCGGCGGCGACCGAGGAGTTCCTCGCGCGGGAACTCGGCGACGAGCGCCGCGAGCGAATCGCGGCGGTGATGGCCCAGCGCAAGACGGGCGACGGGTCGATGAACTTCTCGGCCACGAGCGACGTGTCGGTGGATGTAGGCGACGACACCGTCGTGGGCCTGTTCACCAACCTACTGTGGGACGCGTCGATGGAACTCGGCGACGCGGACCTCCCCTTCGAGAACACGTACGACTGGCTGGAGACGACGATAGCGGCGCTCGAATCGGCCGACGGCGTGCAGTTAGTCCTGAAGACCCACCCCTCGGAGTACCAGCGCGACACCAACGAGAGCGTCGCGGCGTGGGTCGAGCGAACGTACGACGGCACGCCCTCGAACGTCGAACTCCTCCCGCCCGACACCGAGGTCGATACGTACGAGTTGATGGCGGAGGTGGACCTCGGACTCGTGTTCACCTCCACGACGGGCCTCGAAATGGCGTACGACGGGACGCCCGTCGTCGTCGCGGACAGGGCACCGTACCGAGGCTTCGGCTTCACGTTCGACCCGACGACCGGAGACGAGTACGAGCAGTTGCTGGCCGAGCGCGACGAGTTGTCGATGACCGACGAGATGCGGGCGCGCGCCCGGCGGTACGCCTACCTCTCGTTCGTCCACCAGAACTTCGAGTTCCCGTTCGTCGGCGTGTGGAGTTCACAGGAGATAGCCGACGCTCGCGTGAGTCACGACCAACTGAAGCCCGGAAACGAGAACTTCGACGCGATAGTCGAGCGGATTACGAGCGGCGACCCCGCCCTGCCAGCACTGCCGAGAGCGCCCGAACAGACGTGAGCGTCCGGCGGACGTGAACGTCCGAGAAGGCGTCACCTCCTCGAACGCTCGAACCCGGCGAGCGGTCCGCTCAGCGACCGGCCGAGTACGGTTCGAACTCGTCGCGCTCCCGTAACTCGCCGTTCGGATAGCGTATCGTCCACGGCGGCACGTCCTCGTCTACGTACGACAGGGCGGTGACGACCGCACCCTCGCCGATGGTGACGCCGGGCATCACGACCGCGTTCGAGCCGACGAAGGCCTCGTCGCCGACCGCTATCGGGGCCATCACGTCGTCTCGCTCCTCGCTCGGGACGCGCGTACTCATGTGCGAGGTCGCCTTCGAGTAGCGCGTCACGAGGACACAGTTGTACGTCACCGCCACGTCCGAGCCGACGACCAACTCGCCGCCGCCGACGA encodes:
- a CDS encoding polysaccharide deacetylase family protein; translated protein: MTDGDSDHLDEWPVERTVYLTLDLECDYGTALERNDYEAARHTDRLAAILERHDVPVSCFLQTEVLEAAPEAVEGLTEADVPVEFHAHSHTHPRTDESDVGFEVRESAERVRDRFGTEPLGYRFPNGEASSAEYATLAAEDVSFGANLFPMWYPGRFDNTGESPYPFRHVPTGVVELPFTVYSPRFRVPVALSYLKLLGRPYEELATRRPPSVVVFDFHMHDLFVPESYDDLSRPYRAVYARRKYDGPATFDRFVGRLKRRGYEFGLMSDLYARTAAELREREREVPV
- a CDS encoding methionyl-tRNA formyltransferase, translating into MSDASERISTDALATEESDGSVADQSDDPLEILVVTVDEYYYVPKFLRGVLDADDVRVVGITAMSPTLGTESTPRFAWRLYRTFGPRVFAKHVGFYAKHALLDAANRRLGRGSAYSPRTLAERNDIEYRHVADVNDPEYVGYAESLAPDVVVSVAATQKFESGLLGVPDEAAINLHSSLLPEYRGVSPSFWTLRNGESETGVTVHLMDEEIDTGDVLVQRPLSIRDDDTLHSLNERVAERGSDLLLDALRGLRDGEVDPTPIDPDEGSYYSLPDRSDVEQFLDRGRRFY
- a CDS encoding sugar-transfer associated ATP-grasp domain-containing protein encodes the protein MVDFADDVRGVADLLYDVKTDAVRSLTHRTVERSPPPYPELLLLWQIGRFRTYRWRLRDDEAEDPLPVPFRRRLWLWRRGFTPSTDLRYDLDTYSLSDYVSDFEQYVLGRPVNHPWKNTLDDKLYNHLLMEPYDEHRMEMYGIVDGGDFYPLDWTASEESTDSGPSYENWRNNTSANGAAAARVDDRLDAEGTVVLKGNSGWGGKDVLICSKEDGTHYVDGESRSRGEFEETISTLDAYLVCEFVEQADYSDRLFPDATNTIRVLTLCDDEGAFVPAAVHHIGTEASKPIDNIDRGGIAAWVDVESGELSAAIEEDGIRIDRRATHPDTQARIEGTTVPGWPEIRERIADIAESHAFTPYLGWDLLVDDSGDFTVVEVNSVPELKTYQTFRPLLRDRRTRRFFVDHGIVSASR
- a CDS encoding ABC transporter ATP-binding protein, with product MSEDLSKRERLRSLTDVVTYRPALTLAIVALSMVAAALEGVGLSFLVPILEQVDSGGSPPQNPEGLLGAFYGAYQFLGVPFTLEYIILGVGLVMVARYGASFLVAWLRAALQTDYIRYLQTELFDAALDARVSYFDRRGSDEILNAVVTQARYAGRSIRYVVRIVEMALVSLVYLAIAMYLAPTLTVMTAVVLGGSVAVIRYGLESGYAVGDRVADANEEVQEVVQAGTQGIRDVKLFRMSDELFAQFRTSVDKYADSLITLQRNKAGIDNLYQLTVAVTVFGLIYFAVTFSSLSLSGLGVFLFAMFRLGPKLSALNDYVYNAEGNLPHLVRTQEYMDELNDCEEPNPATETLPEPVDRVTFEDVSFAYETDDATVDDVSFGVERGEFVAFVGPSGAGKSTIVSLLTRLYDPDEGHILAEDTPIEQVDVDEWRSRVSVVRQNPHIFNDTLRYNVTVGNRDATQEEVERVCEIAQVTEFVDEMPNGYDSMLGDDGVRLSGGQRQRIAIARTLLEDADLLLFDEATSDLDTALEQRVHAGIEEMERDHALLVVAHRLSTVTNADRIYAMKDGRITEQGPHEKLLEEQGNYASLYSVQQ
- a CDS encoding capsular polysaccharide export protein, LipB/KpsS family: MTNILNELPRQLFRGLSEAGLGTRTLELYDESVGLSNTDHLRGVDERIRNFELDDDDVKGSVLFPMIPGYEGVTFRAAILAHAFRTRGYRPTVLRCASDGGSCDLGTCLYRSFDWDESYVCDFCQRLSAATTEAFGLDTIATSEVLPPSYDPPSKPDDIRSVTYRGVPVSEFALATTRKFFRRYSVDLTESPDRERYLAYLRDAMKLVDVYETLFERRNFSAVVVNESVYVHGGVPLAVAERHDVPGYVQEVGFQAGSLMFGRAENRSPMPHFVDSAATEEFLARELGDERRERIAAVMAQRKTGDGSMNFSATSDVSVDVGDDTVVGLFTNLLWDASMELGDADLPFENTYDWLETTIAALESADGVQLVLKTHPSEYQRDTNESVAAWVERTYDGTPSNVELLPPDTEVDTYELMAEVDLGLVFTSTTGLEMAYDGTPVVVADRAPYRGFGFTFDPTTGDEYEQLLAERDELSMTDEMRARARRYAYLSFVHQNFEFPFVGVWSSQEIADARVSHDQLKPGNENFDAIVERITSGDPALPALPRAPEQT
- a CDS encoding acyltransferase, which translates into the protein MDEAELKASHEYVYDGARIVNPENLTLGEEVEIDDFVFLNCGRRTELGDRSCLHAGTRVVGGGELVVGSDVAVTYNCVLVTRYSKATSHMSTRVPSEERDDVMAPIAVGDEAFVGSNAVVMPGVTIGEGAVVTALSYVDEDVPPWTIRYPNGELRERDEFEPYSAGR